In Solanum pennellii chromosome 7, SPENNV200, the following are encoded in one genomic region:
- the LOC107025624 gene encoding uncharacterized WD repeat-containing protein C2A9.03-like — MENVSAADVRSGAKDIQGIAKRTRGEFSGALHFIASYNDSGVKEFDVETLQLSNHFYFNLPVNHTSLSPDGNLLVIVGDDPEGMLVDSRSGVVVSSLSGHVASSYASAWHPDGQTFATGNQDNTCRTCPSQSTVLHDTFGPIMSIRYTSDGRYMAMAEHEDLVHIFDVKSGYVVEQEMDFFGEISGMSFSPDTESIFIGRVMTINLRYLRGIIVLNVFNNRMEDVSAADVRSGAKDIQGIPWYLRPTREQVRQRKLRYCRNSRRNTPQSGETSDKEHKTIKKDCLYDFRWYARSIRPSFYHLRLRNMVWATSKHDVYLLSAFSAVHWSSLTCTKTEILDFSGHVVPLEKHPKSFPEGFTVTLVSTLAVKDNLLLAGGLQGELIVKYLDKPGVSFCARPTYDAITTCIEINNSSSGALHFIASYNDSGVREFDMETFQLSNHFQFNLPVNHTSLSPDGNLLVIVGDDPEGMLVDSRSGVVVSSLSGHVGSSYASAWHPDGQTFATGNEDNTCRIWDIRNLSKSVTVLNDTFGPIMSIRYTSDGRYMAMAEYEDLVHIFDVKSGYVVEQEIDFFGEISGMSFSPDTESLFIGVSYSGLLEFRRRHNYSYLDTMI; from the exons ATGGAAAATGTTTCGGCTGCTGATGTAAGGAGTGGCGCCAAAGATATTCAAGGAATCGCGAAAAGAACCAGGGGGGAATTTAG TGGTGCACTTCATTTTATTGCTTCATACAATGATTCTGGAGTTAAGGAATTTGATGTGGAGACGTTACAACTGTCTAACCATTTCTATTTTAACTTGCCAGTGAAT CACACATCACTCAGCCCTGATGGCAACCTTCTCGTTATAGTTGGGGATGATCCCGAAGGAATGTTGGTTGACTCCAGGAGTGGAGTG GTTGTTTCTTCTCTGTCTGGACATGTGGCGTCCTCGTATGCATCAGCGTGGCATCCTGATGGCCAGACATTTGCAACTGGGAATCAGGATAACACGTGCAGAACATGTCCAAGTCAGTCAACTGTGTTGCACGATACGTTTGGACCTATTATGTCAATTCGCTACACGTCTGATGGCAGATATATGGCTATGGCAGAGCATGAAGATCTTGTCCATATTTTCGATGTAAAAAGTGGATATGTGGTGGAACAAGAAATGGATTTCTTTGGTGAGATATCAGGAATGTCTTTTAGTCCTGATACAGAGTCCATTTTCATAG gaagAGTTATGACTATTAATCTCAGATACTTGAGGGGAATTATCGTTCTAAATGTTTTC AATAATAGAATGGAAGATGTTTCGGCTGCTGATGTAAGGAGTGGTGCCAAAGATATTCAAGGAATCCCATGGTATTTGAGACCTACCAGGGAGCAAGTTAGGCAAAGAAAACTACGATACTGTAGGAACAGTAGAAGAAATACTCCACAATCTGGTGAGACATCAGATAAG GAGCACAAAACCATTAAGAAAGATTGTTTATACGATTTTAGATGGTATGCAAGATCCATTAGACCATCGTTCTATCATCTCCGG CTGAGGAATATGGTCTGGGCAACGTCTAAGCACGATGTGTACCTCTTGTCTGCTTTTTCTGCCGTGcattggtcatcattgacctgCACGAAAACTGAGATTCTTGACTTCTCAGGGCATGTAGTACCACTCGAG AAACATCCTAAAAGCTTTCCAGAGGGATTTACTGTAACCCTAGTAAGCACACTCGCGGTGAAAGATAATTTACTTCTTGCTGGTGGATTGCAAGGAGAACTTATAGTTAAG TATTTGGATAAACCTGGAGTTAGCTTTTGTGCTCGGCCAACATATGATGCCATAACCACTTGTATCGAGATTAACAACAGTTCCAG TGGTGCACTTCATTTTATTGCTTCATACAATGATTCTGGTGTTAGGGAATTTGATATGGAGACGTTTCAACTGTCTAACCATTTCCAATTTAACTTGCCAGTGAAT CACACATCACTCAGCCCTGATGGCAACCTTCTCGTTATAGTTGGGGATGATCCCGAAGGAATGTTGGTTGACTCCAGGAGTGGAGTG GTTGTTTCTTCTCTGTCTGGACATGTGGGCTCCTCGTATGCATCAGCGTGGCATCCTGATGGCCAAACATTTGCAACTGGGAATGAGGATAACACATGCAGAATATGGGATATCCGGAACTTGTCCAAGTCAGTCACTGTGTTGAACGATACATTTGGACCTATTATGTCAATTCGCTACACGTCTGATGGCAGATATATGGCTATGGCAGAGTATGAAGATCTTGTGCACATTTTCGATGTAAAAAGTGGATATGTGGTGGAACAAGAAATTGATTTCTTCGGTGAGATATCAGGAATGTCTTTTAGTCCCGATACAGAGTCCCTTTTCATAGGTGTCTCATACAGTGGCCTCCTTGAGTTTAGACGACGACACAACTATTCATATCTTGATACAATGATATGA
- the LOC107025331 gene encoding uncharacterized WD repeat-containing protein C2A9.03-like: MSHQQGDDDLEELDDFIDEFEDIDLDGFDSDVNKRRGIDLDGFGSDVDDFLDVEFSDVESYVDDLEETDMTYRSMKDISAADVRNGRDIQGIPWERATVTRERRRQRRLTEYQNYENIPPSDATPAMECKTTKKDGLYYNFRYNACSVIPTFSHTQLRNMISATSKHDVYLLSHFSLMHWSSLTCVKTEILDLSGHVAPCEKHPESHSEGFTHTEVSTLAVKDKLLVAGGVEGELIVKYLDKPGVCFCSQPTYDDDTVTNSIEIKNTVSGAVHFFTSNNDCGVRDFDMETFRLFNHFHLPWPVNHTSVSPDGRLLIVVGDDPDGMLIDSRNGMALAILPGHVDYSFASAWHPDGRTFATGNQDKTCRIWDCRNLSKSVTVLKGNLGAIRSISYTSDGRFMAMVESADFVHVLDVTSGYEVEQEIDFFGEISGASFSPDTESLFIGVRNRTFGSLFEFGRQHNYSYHDAMI, translated from the exons ATGTCCCATCAACAAGGAGATGATGATTTGGAAGAACTAGATGATTTTATTGATGAGTTCGAAGACATAGACTTGGATGGCTTTGATTCAGATGTAAATAAAAGGCGAGGCATAGACTTGGATGGGTTTGGTTCGGATGTAGATGACTTCCTAGACGTAGAATTCAGTGATGTTGAATCTTATGTAGATGACTTGGAAGAAACAGACATG ACTTATAGATCAATGAAAGATATTTCGGCTGCTGACGTGAGGAATGGAAGAGATATTCAAGGGATCCCCTGGGAAAGGGCTACGGTAACCAGGGAGAGACGTAGGCAAAGAAGGCTAACAGAATACCAGAACTACGAAAATATTCCTCCATCTGATGCAACACCAGCTATG GAGTGCAAAACCACAAAGAAAGACGGTTTATACTATAATTTCAGATATAATGCATGTTCCGTTATACCAACGTTCTCTCACACTCAG CTGAGGAATATGATCTCAGCAACTTCTAAGCATGATGTGTACCTGCTATCACATTTTTCGCTCATGcattggtcatcattgacctgCGTGAAAACTGAAATTCTTGATTTATCAGGGCATGTAGCACCATGTGAG AAACATCCTGAAAGCCATTCAGAGGGATTTACACACACCGAAGTAAGCACTCTCGCTGTGAAAGATAAGTTGCTTGTTGCTGGTGGAGTAGAAGGAGAACTTATCGTCAAG TATTTAGATAAGCCTGGAGTTTGCTTTTGTTCTCAACCAACGTATGATGATGATACCGTTACCAATTCTATTGAGATTAAAAACACTGTCAG TGGTGCAGTTCATTTTTTCACTTCAAATAATGATTGTGGAGTTAGAGATTTCGATATGGAGACATTTCGACTGTTTAACCATTTCCATTTACCCTGGCCAGTGAAT CATACATCAGTCAGCCCTGATGGTAGGCTTCTCATAGTAGTTGGGGATGATCCCGATGGAATGTTGATTGACTCCAGGAATGGAATG GCTCTTGCTATTTTGCCTGGACATGTGGACTACTCATTTGCATCAGCGTGGCATCCTGATGGCCGAACTTTTGCAACTGGGAACCAGGATAAAACGTGCAGAATATGGGACTGTCGGAACTTGTCCAAGTCAGTCACTGTTTTGAAGGGCAACCTTGGAGCTATTCGGTCAATTAGCTACACGTCTGATGGCAGATTTATGGCTATGGTAGAGTCTGCAGATTTTGTGCATGTTTTGGATGTTACAAGTGGATATGAGGTGGAGCAAGAAATTGATTTCTTCGGTGAGATATCAGGAGCGTCTTTTAGTCCCGATACAGAATCCCTTTTCATTGGTGTGAGGAATCGCACATTTGGTAGCCTCTTTGAGTTTGGACGACAACACAACTATTCATACCATGATGCAATGATATGA
- the LOC107026325 gene encoding photosystem I reaction center subunit V, chloroplastic has protein sequence MASALFSAPTFQGLRPLNKPTDSSLFLNKPIAFKPITKKTRNLAVKAELNPSVVISLSTGLSLFLGRFVFFNFQRENVAKQVPSQNGISHFEAGDVRAKEYISLLKSNDPVGFNIVDVLAWGSIGHIVAYYILATSSNGYDPSFFG, from the coding sequence ATGGCATCAGCTCTGTTTTCTGCACCAACTTTCCAAGGTCTCAGACCACTCAACAAACCCACTGACTCTTCCCTCTTCCTCAACAAACCCATCGCCTTCAAACCTATCACCAAAAAAACCCGAAATCTCGCTGTGAAAGCTGAACTCAATCCATCCGTTGTCATCAGTTTGAGCACTGGGCTTTCGCTTTTCCTTGGAAGGTTCGTTTTCTTCAATTTCCAGAGAGAAAATGTAGCGAAACAGGTGCCATCTCAGAACGGAATTTCTCACTTTGAAGCTGGAGATGTTAGGGCTAAGGAATatataagtttgttaaaatcaAATGATCCAGTTGGATTCAATATTGTTGACGTGCTTGCTTGGGGATCTATTGGACATATTGTTGCTTATTATATCCTTGCTACTTCTAGCAATGGATATGATCCCAGTTTCTTTGGCTGA